One genomic region from Ptychodera flava strain L36383 chromosome 14, AS_Pfla_20210202, whole genome shotgun sequence encodes:
- the LOC139150215 gene encoding THUMP domain-containing protein 2-like isoform X1, with translation MCTEHHNAMVSYFATTGRGLEQFLADEIRDKLQVENMKCMDGKVFFTSDSDVDKLKSLKSAERLMISIDFKPQVRFPYAKGKSRKMIRKITEEISTWEEGLRKWKEFQKQKETDEIPKHCAVSAMDISATQSDRPLNKDGEGDELCNSAEDSGKSCDLMQSCDSDKVEDGIAMCDRTETNETCGPPLMKKLKTDDAEKDGNVVDDSVVRDCVENVSIPSESEKVADDDEKIKFRISCKCTGKLKNYHSPQEFAINMGTVLAQKYGWTIELRKPQLEVSVHVSDEYMLIGLPVTAETLSRRHYIKKIGIRSTIAWCMCNLADIKEGDIVLDPMCGTGTILLEASMSWKNLTCVGGDNHFGQLKFAKFNIKHANMEGKIQLLHSDVKALPLKDACVDCVVSDIPFGLNHSTVEDVKVLYPAMQKEIGRVVKPGGRAVILTSGTMVDFLVEEMTGQKSRIRQFPSDEIEQNVSDSCEGTETAKWVKLDTHYLKIALVHAYICVFQKKG, from the exons ATGTGTACTGAACATCATAACGCAATGGTATCGTACTTTGCAACAACAGGACGGGGTCTTGAACAGTTTCTTGCTGATGAGATAAGAGATAAACTGCAAGTTGAAAAC aTGAAGTGCATGGATGGCAAAGTTTTCTTCACATCAGATTCAGATGTTGATAAACTGAAATCATTGAAGTCTGCAGAACGATTAATGATCAGTATTGATTTCAAACCACAAGTCAGATTTCCCTATGCAAAAG GAAAAAGTAGAAAGATGATAAGGAAAATAACTGAAGAAATAAGCACTTGGGAAGAGGGATTGAGAAAATGGaaagaatttcaaaaacaaaaggaAACTGATGAGATTCCAAAGCATTGCGCTGTGTCAGCAATGGACATAAGTGCAACTCAGAGTGATAGACCTTTGAATAAAGATGGAGAAGGTGACGAATTATGCAACAGTGCAGAGGACAGCGGCAAATCATGTGATCTCATGCAATCATGTGACAGTGACAAAGTAGAAGATGGAATTGCAATGTGTGATAGGACAGAAACTAATGAGACATGTGGTCCACCGTTGatgaaaaaactcaaaacagATGATGCAGAGAAAGATGGGAACGTAGTTGATGATAGTGTTGTCAGGGACTGCGTGGAAAATGTCTCAATCCCATCGGAATCTGAGAAAGttgctgatgatgatgagaaGATAAAGTTTAGAATTTCATGCAAGTGTACTGGAAAacttaaaaattaccattcaCCACAG GAGTTTGCCATCAATATGGGTACCGTATTGGCTCAAAAATATGGATGGACAATTGAACTCCGCAAGCCCCAACTTGAG GTCTCAGTCCATGTCAGTGATGAATACATGCTGATAGGATTGCCAGTGACGGCAGAGACACTGTCTAGAAGACATTACATCAAAAAGATTGGAATCAGGTCAACCATTGCTTGGTGTATGTGTAATTTAGCAGACATCAAGGAAGGTGATATTGTACTGGATCCCATGTGTGGTACAGGAACCATCCTTCTTGAAGCATCAATGTCATGGAAG AATCTTACATGTGTAGGAGGTGACAACCACTTTGGCCagttgaaatttgcaaaattcaacaTAAAGCATGCAAATATGGAGGGGAAAATACAGCTGCTTCATTCAGATGTTAAAG CTTTGCCACTCAAAGATGCATGCGTGGACTGTGTTGTCAGTGACATTCCATTTGGTCTTAATCACAGTACAGTTGAAGACGTGAAAGTACTCTATCCAGCAATGCAGAAAGAAATAGGCAG AGTTGTAAAACCTGGAGGAAGAGCTGTTATTCTGACCAGTGGCACCATGGTGGATTTCTTAGTGGAGGAAATGACGGGACAAAAGTCCAGAATCCgtcagtttccctctgatgaaataGAACAAAATGTTTCAGACTCATGTGAAGGAACAGAAACTGCAAAATGGGTAAAACTTGACACCCATTATCTGAAAATTGCTTTAGTTCATGCttatatttgtgtttttcaGAAGAAAGGATGA
- the LOC139150215 gene encoding THUMP domain-containing protein 2-like isoform X2, whose translation MIRKITEEISTWEEGLRKWKEFQKQKETDEIPKHCAVSAMDISATQSDRPLNKDGEGDELCNSAEDSGKSCDLMQSCDSDKVEDGIAMCDRTETNETCGPPLMKKLKTDDAEKDGNVVDDSVVRDCVENVSIPSESEKVADDDEKIKFRISCKCTGKLKNYHSPQEFAINMGTVLAQKYGWTIELRKPQLEVSVHVSDEYMLIGLPVTAETLSRRHYIKKIGIRSTIAWCMCNLADIKEGDIVLDPMCGTGTILLEASMSWKNLTCVGGDNHFGQLKFAKFNIKHANMEGKIQLLHSDVKALPLKDACVDCVVSDIPFGLNHSTVEDVKVLYPAMQKEIGRVVKPGGRAVILTSGTMVDFLVEEMTGQKSRIRQFPSDEIEQNVSDSCEGTETAKWVKLDTHYLKIALVHAYICVFQKKG comes from the exons ATGATAAGGAAAATAACTGAAGAAATAAGCACTTGGGAAGAGGGATTGAGAAAATGGaaagaatttcaaaaacaaaaggaAACTGATGAGATTCCAAAGCATTGCGCTGTGTCAGCAATGGACATAAGTGCAACTCAGAGTGATAGACCTTTGAATAAAGATGGAGAAGGTGACGAATTATGCAACAGTGCAGAGGACAGCGGCAAATCATGTGATCTCATGCAATCATGTGACAGTGACAAAGTAGAAGATGGAATTGCAATGTGTGATAGGACAGAAACTAATGAGACATGTGGTCCACCGTTGatgaaaaaactcaaaacagATGATGCAGAGAAAGATGGGAACGTAGTTGATGATAGTGTTGTCAGGGACTGCGTGGAAAATGTCTCAATCCCATCGGAATCTGAGAAAGttgctgatgatgatgagaaGATAAAGTTTAGAATTTCATGCAAGTGTACTGGAAAacttaaaaattaccattcaCCACAG GAGTTTGCCATCAATATGGGTACCGTATTGGCTCAAAAATATGGATGGACAATTGAACTCCGCAAGCCCCAACTTGAG GTCTCAGTCCATGTCAGTGATGAATACATGCTGATAGGATTGCCAGTGACGGCAGAGACACTGTCTAGAAGACATTACATCAAAAAGATTGGAATCAGGTCAACCATTGCTTGGTGTATGTGTAATTTAGCAGACATCAAGGAAGGTGATATTGTACTGGATCCCATGTGTGGTACAGGAACCATCCTTCTTGAAGCATCAATGTCATGGAAG AATCTTACATGTGTAGGAGGTGACAACCACTTTGGCCagttgaaatttgcaaaattcaacaTAAAGCATGCAAATATGGAGGGGAAAATACAGCTGCTTCATTCAGATGTTAAAG CTTTGCCACTCAAAGATGCATGCGTGGACTGTGTTGTCAGTGACATTCCATTTGGTCTTAATCACAGTACAGTTGAAGACGTGAAAGTACTCTATCCAGCAATGCAGAAAGAAATAGGCAG AGTTGTAAAACCTGGAGGAAGAGCTGTTATTCTGACCAGTGGCACCATGGTGGATTTCTTAGTGGAGGAAATGACGGGACAAAAGTCCAGAATCCgtcagtttccctctgatgaaataGAACAAAATGTTTCAGACTCATGTGAAGGAACAGAAACTGCAAAATGGGTAAAACTTGACACCCATTATCTGAAAATTGCTTTAGTTCATGCttatatttgtgtttttcaGAAGAAAGGATGA